Proteins co-encoded in one Candidatus Thiodictyon syntrophicum genomic window:
- the rimK gene encoding 30S ribosomal protein S6--L-glutamate ligase, with amino-acid sequence MKIALLSRDPTLYSTCRLVAAAQARGHEVQVIDVLRCYMNISTQAQSIHYKGEELKGFDAVIPRIGASVTFYGTAVLRQFEMLGVFALNESVAIARARDKLRSLQLLSRKGIGLPITGYAHAPDDIEDLLKMVGGPPLVIKLLEGAQGIGVVLADTEPAAKGLIETFMGLRANILVQEYIAEAQGADIRCFVIGERVVAAMKRQAKPGEFRSNLHRGGSASPIRITPQERSTATHAARIMGLNVAGVDILRSQRGPLVLEVNSTPGLEGIEGATGKDIAGLMIEYLEKNAALARTRVYRQA; translated from the coding sequence ATGAAGATCGCACTCCTGTCGCGCGACCCGACCCTCTATTCCACCTGCCGCCTGGTAGCGGCGGCGCAGGCGCGCGGGCATGAGGTCCAGGTCATCGACGTGCTGCGCTGCTATATGAACATCAGCACCCAGGCCCAGTCCATCCACTACAAGGGGGAGGAACTCAAGGGCTTCGACGCGGTGATCCCGCGCATCGGCGCCTCCGTCACCTTCTACGGCACGGCAGTGCTGCGTCAGTTCGAGATGCTGGGGGTATTCGCCCTGAACGAGTCGGTGGCCATCGCCCGCGCCCGCGACAAGCTGCGCTCACTGCAACTGCTCTCGCGCAAGGGCATCGGGCTGCCCATCACCGGCTACGCCCATGCCCCGGACGACATCGAGGACCTGCTCAAGATGGTCGGCGGGCCGCCGCTGGTCATCAAGCTCCTGGAGGGGGCCCAAGGGATCGGGGTGGTGCTGGCGGACACCGAGCCCGCCGCCAAGGGCCTGATCGAGACCTTCATGGGGCTGCGCGCCAACATCCTGGTCCAGGAGTACATCGCGGAGGCCCAGGGGGCAGACATCCGCTGCTTCGTGATCGGGGAACGGGTGGTCGCCGCGATGAAGCGCCAGGCCAAACCCGGGGAGTTCCGGTCCAATCTGCATCGCGGCGGCAGCGCCAGCCCCATCCGCATCACCCCGCAGGAGCGTTCCACCGCCACCCACGCCGCCCGCATCATGGGGCTCAACGTGGCCGGCGTGGACATCCTGCGCTCGCAGCGCGGCCCCTTGGTGCTGGAGGTCAACTCCACCCCGGGCCTGGAAGGGATCGAGGGCGCGACCGGCAAGGATATCGCCGGTCTGATGATCGAGTACCTGGAAAAGAACGCCGCCCTGGCCAGGACGCGGGTCTATCGCCAGGCCTGA